The window ACTTTAATATATTGAAAGCTACTATAACTCCTGATGAGGAAGGAGTTATGGTTTTAGAAATTACGGGTGAAGAAGAGAATTTTCAAAAGGGAATAAAATATTTAAAAGACCTAGATGTAAAAATTCAGCCTTTATCTCAAGATGTAATCTGGGATGAAGAAAAATGCACTCACTGTTCCTACTGTGTTAATTATTGCCCCACAAAAGCACTGCAAAGAGATAAAGAAACATATTTGGTAAAGTTTGATCCCCAAAAATGTACTACTTGTGGTATATGTGTAGATATTTGTCCCTATAAAGCTATGGAAATAAGATTAATAGTTTAAATATTTTCTACCATAAGTAGTTTATTTAAGCTATCCAGTGTTCCCACTATATAAAGAATATCTTCTTGTTCCACTCTCACATCGGGGTGGGGATTAATTATAATATCTCCACCTCGAAGAATTGCTAAAACATTGAGATTATATTTTCTTCTTAATTGTAACTCATCTAGAGTTTTTCCTATCAAATGAGGATTAGGTTTTACTTCAAAAATTTTTACATTAGCAGAAAGTTCCATAAAGTCAATTATATTAGGAACTACTAACCTTTGAGCAAGTAATTCTCCACTTTCTTTTTCAGGAAATACAACTAAATCTGCACCTATTTTTTCTAAAATTTTGCCATGGGCATCATTTACTGCTTTTGCTACTACATATTTTACTCCTAGCTCTTTAACTAATAAAGTTGCAAGTACTGAAGATTGAATATCATTTGCTATTGCAATAATTGCTACATCTGAGTTTTGTACTCCTGCATCTCTTAAGGCATTAATATTAGTAGCATCAGCAACTTTTGCAAAAGAAACATAATCTTTTAATGCTTCTACTTTTTGCTCATTCTCGTCAATAGCTAAAACAGAACATCCAAGTCTTTCCAAGGTAATAGCAACAGTAGAACCAAACCTTCCTAATCCTATAACAGTGAATTGATAAAATCTCTCTTTTGTAAGACCTATTCTATAAAATAAAGACTTCATTTATCCTACACTCACCTCCTCAACAGGATAATCTATTAGTTTTTTGTGATTTATAGAAGAAAGGAGAGCTAAACCCGCAGTTACAGTTCCCACTCTACCTAAAAACATGGTTAAAATAATGATAATTCTTCCAAAAGAAGAAAGTTGGGGTGTTATTCCAGTAGACAGACCTACAGTTCCAAAGGCAGATACTACCTCAAATAGTATTTTTAAAGGCTCAAAAGGTTCCGTTAAAAGTAATAGAAACCAAGAAGATAATACTAAAATTAAAGAAAAGAAGAATACTGCCCAAGCTCTTTTAACAGTTTCCCAATTAAGACTTCTATTTTTAAAATGAACATGCTTTCTCTCTAAGAGAATAGCAAAAATACTTAAAGAAATAACTAAGAAAGTTACAGTTTTTATTCCACCTCCTGTTCCCCCAGGGGATGCTCCAATGAACATAAGAATGATTAATAATAGCCATGTAGCAGGTCTCATTTTCCCAATATCTATAGTATTAAATCCAGCAGTTCTGGGCGTCACACTTTGAAAATAAGAACCTAAAATTTTTCCAGTCCAAGAGAGAGGCTTTAGAGTATTATTATATTCTAAGATAAAGATCATAATAGTTCCAAATATGATTAGGAATAAAGTGGTAAGTAATGCAGCTTTAGAATGTATAGATAGATGATTTTTTCTCTTAGTAATTTTCTGATAAATGTCGTATATGACAAAAAATCCAATTCCTCCTGTGATTATTAATAAAGTTACAGTAAGGTTTAACTGAATATTATCTACATACTGAGTAAAGCTTCTAAATCCTCCTATAAGGTCAAAACCTGCATTACAAAAAGCAGATACAGAATGAAAAATTGCAAATTTTAATGCTTCAATAAAAGAATGATTTCTAATAAAAATAGTAAATAAAGATAAGGCTCCAATTCCTTCAAAGATAAGAACAGTTAATAATACTCCCTTTAAAAATCCAATTATTCCTTTTATGGATAAAGTATTTAAAGAAAACTGAATCATTATTCTTTCTCTCAAAGGAATTTTTCGGTTTAGAAGTATCATCAGAGAGGTTACGAGGACAATATAACTGAGTCCACCAATTTGGATTAAACCCATAATAACTAAATGACCAAAGGAAGACCAATAAGTTCCTGTATCTACGACTACAAGACCTGTTACACAAGTAGCAGATGTCGCTGTGAATAAGGCAGTTAGAGGATCAGTAAAACTGCCACTTTTAGAGGACATGGGTAACATTAACAAAAGAGCTCCTGTAAGAATTACAAATATGAAACTTCGGATGAAAAACCATGCAGGATTATTTCTCCGAAATGGAGATACTCCTGAGTCTAGAATATCCATAGAATTAATTTATTTTTAAAATGCACCTCTTTTCTATATAATAATACATAGAACGTTAGTAATTTTATTACTGCCATTCAAAAATGTCAAATAAATATGTAAAAAGGGAATATAGAAGATACATGAAATCAAGTGATCTTATAAGCTTTCCTGTAAAGATTAAGGAAAGTGATCTTTACATTTTAGCAGAAAAAAATTTAGAAAAAGAAGCAGAAAAGATTCTCGAGTATTACAGAGGACAATTAGAAGAATATATCAAAATAGATCCATTATTCCAAATTACTTTAGAGCCTCATAAGGTTTTACCCTGTGCTCCTAAAATTGCAAAAGAGATGGCATATTGGTCAGAAAAAGCAGGAGTAGGTCCTATGGCGTCAGTAGCGGGGGCTATTGCAGAGTTTGTAGGTAAAGATTTATTAAAACTTTCTTCTCAGGTCATAGTTGAGAATGGAGGAGATATCTTTTTAAGTAGCAAAAAAGAAAGAATAGTATCTATTTTTGCGGGAGAATCTCCTTGGAGTAACAAATTAGGAATTTTGGTTCCTCCTTCGCAAGCTCTTGGTATATGTACCTCTTCTGCCACTGTGGGACCTTCTTTAAGTTTTGGAAATGCAGATGCAGTAGTAATTGTCTCAAAATCTGCTATTTTTGCAGATGCATTAGCAACAGCAGTAGGAAATATGATTCAGAAACCTGAAGATATAGACTTAGGTATTGAATATGCTAAGGGATTTAAAGAAGTATTCGAAGTGATAATAATCTTAGGAGAACATTTGGGAGTTTGGGGTAGATATGAAATAGTAAAGATTTAGGGGAGAATCTTTTTCCCCTTTTCTCTATATAATCTCTACTAAAACTTGAGTATTTTCCTCTTCCACATTAATATCTACAATTCTTCCTCTAAAATCTGGATTATTTATAATTGCTTCAATTTCTTCCGGAGATATATCTATTTTCCCTGTATACTCTTTCCCATATTTACTTGCTAATTTTAACCCCCAACTTAATAGAGATAAGGGAATAATTATATTCACTTTTGTTTTTCCCTTTTCTATAATATTTATCTTCAAAAATCTTTTCTCTTTCTCTAAATTTCCTTCTATTTTTTTTAATAATTCTTCTGCTTCTTCCGCTTTAACTTTTCCTTCCTCAACAAGTTTTAGAATTCTCATTCTTTCTTCTTTCATCTTTTTTCTCCTCCTCCAAATTTTTTCTCTTTTATAAGAATTATAAAGTAGTTTAAGACCAAAATATATAAAAATAAGAGGCCATAATTTTATAAGTTCTCCAATTAGAGGAAATCCAAAATTTTTAGCTATCAATGATAAGCCTAATATAACTAATACTAACCCCAAAAATATTCTTGTAGACATTTAAATATCCTCCTCTTTCTTTTCTTCTAAAAGATTTAAGGCATCTTGAACAGTTATTTCTCCCCTTTCTAATTTATCAATAATCTCTCGAGTCTTTGTTTTTATTTCCTCTTCATCTAAAGGTATTAATCCTATAGAT of the Dictyoglomus sp. genome contains:
- a CDS encoding 4Fe-4S binding protein produces the protein MRTERVVLHFPKHLADKPVIVNLVRKFDLDFNILKATITPDEEGVMVLEITGEEENFQKGIKYLKDLDVKIQPLSQDVIWDEEKCTHCSYCVNYCPTKALQRDKETYLVKFDPQKCTTCGICVDICPYKAMEIRLIV
- a CDS encoding TrkA family potassium uptake protein, with the protein product MKSLFYRIGLTKERFYQFTVIGLGRFGSTVAITLERLGCSVLAIDENEQKVEALKDYVSFAKVADATNINALRDAGVQNSDVAIIAIANDIQSSVLATLLVKELGVKYVVAKAVNDAHGKILEKIGADLVVFPEKESGELLAQRLVVPNIIDFMELSANVKIFEVKPNPHLIGKTLDELQLRRKYNLNVLAILRGGDIIINPHPDVRVEQEDILYIVGTLDSLNKLLMVENI
- a CDS encoding TrkH family potassium uptake protein; the encoded protein is MDILDSGVSPFRRNNPAWFFIRSFIFVILTGALLLMLPMSSKSGSFTDPLTALFTATSATCVTGLVVVDTGTYWSSFGHLVIMGLIQIGGLSYIVLVTSLMILLNRKIPLRERIMIQFSLNTLSIKGIIGFLKGVLLTVLIFEGIGALSLFTIFIRNHSFIEALKFAIFHSVSAFCNAGFDLIGGFRSFTQYVDNIQLNLTVTLLIITGGIGFFVIYDIYQKITKRKNHLSIHSKAALLTTLFLIIFGTIMIFILEYNNTLKPLSWTGKILGSYFQSVTPRTAGFNTIDIGKMRPATWLLLIILMFIGASPGGTGGGIKTVTFLVISLSIFAILLERKHVHFKNRSLNWETVKRAWAVFFFSLILVLSSWFLLLLTEPFEPLKILFEVVSAFGTVGLSTGITPQLSSFGRIIIILTMFLGRVGTVTAGLALLSSINHKKLIDYPVEEVSVG
- a CDS encoding UPF0280 family protein, with the translated sequence MSNKYVKREYRRYMKSSDLISFPVKIKESDLYILAEKNLEKEAEKILEYYRGQLEEYIKIDPLFQITLEPHKVLPCAPKIAKEMAYWSEKAGVGPMASVAGAIAEFVGKDLLKLSSQVIVENGGDIFLSSKKERIVSIFAGESPWSNKLGILVPPSQALGICTSSATVGPSLSFGNADAVVIVSKSAIFADALATAVGNMIQKPEDIDLGIEYAKGFKEVFEVIIILGEHLGVWGRYEIVKI
- a CDS encoding DUF5668 domain-containing protein is translated as MSTRIFLGLVLVILGLSLIAKNFGFPLIGELIKLWPLIFIYFGLKLLYNSYKREKIWRRRKKMKEERMRILKLVEEGKVKAEEAEELLKKIEGNLEKEKRFLKINIIEKGKTKVNIIIPLSLLSWGLKLASKYGKEYTGKIDISPEEIEAIINNPDFRGRIVDINVEEENTQVLVEII